In Myxococcus stipitatus, the following are encoded in one genomic region:
- a CDS encoding cupredoxin domain-containing protein, which produces MMKSLMGILAALPLLAAAPALANSEHAAHAKKGGHAAQEGTGKAAPAAQKPASAPVTKNGVQLVDLIVTSKGFEPANVKVKAGQPVRLLVTRKTDKTCATELVMEDLGINQPLPLDTPVTVEFTPSESGTLRYACAMDHISGLVTVQ; this is translated from the coding sequence ATGATGAAGAGCCTGATGGGAATCCTCGCCGCCCTCCCCCTGCTTGCCGCGGCTCCGGCCCTCGCGAACTCGGAGCACGCGGCTCACGCCAAGAAGGGCGGGCACGCCGCGCAGGAAGGCACTGGCAAGGCCGCGCCAGCGGCGCAGAAGCCCGCCTCCGCTCCCGTCACGAAGAATGGCGTGCAGCTCGTGGACCTCATCGTGACGTCCAAGGGCTTCGAGCCCGCGAACGTGAAGGTCAAGGCGGGGCAGCCGGTCCGCCTCCTGGTCACTCGCAAGACGGACAAGACCTGCGCGACCGAGCTCGTCATGGAGGACCTGGGCATCAACCAGCCGCTGCCCCTGGACACGCCGGTGACCGTCGAGTTCACCCCCAGCGAGTCGGGCACGCTGCGCTACGCCTGCGCGATGGACCACATCAGCGGGCTGGTCACCGTCCAGTAA
- a CDS encoding efflux RND transporter periplasmic adaptor subunit — translation MSSVPPPPSSQAPSGRRFGAAALASTALASALLGGGAVHWLSSHREDAAHAHASPTSTAPAPEGSEKATTRYQCPMHPAIVQDHPGKCPICGMDLVSMTAAPSAAGGSTVEGLSTVAIDPSRQQLIGLRTAPVMEGKVGGTWRTNGRIAQDETRIRRVHMKVPAFVERVYADFTGKPVRQGEPLFAVYSPELLAAQEEYLLALRTREALSQAGGMTTDGDALVAAARRKLELWDVPQATLERLTRTGEATRTLTLVSPISGVITKKDVVEGARLELGATPYEVVDLSRVWVLADVYESELRHVKVGMPATLQLKAFPNRVFAGKVSFLDPVLDSATRTVKVRLEFPNPDGDLRPEMFGEVVLRGASREALKIPADAVVPTGTSHVVFVALGDGHFAPREVRLGESDGKSVEVTSGLKAGDQVVTGANFLVDSESRLRASLSALTSSSSGNTAAPPAPASPSAGATPASSGHHGGH, via the coding sequence ATGTCCTCCGTCCCTCCGCCCCCGTCCTCCCAGGCTCCATCGGGCCGCCGCTTCGGAGCCGCCGCGCTCGCGTCGACGGCGCTGGCCAGCGCGCTGCTCGGCGGTGGCGCCGTGCATTGGCTGTCGTCGCATCGCGAGGACGCCGCTCACGCGCACGCGTCCCCGACGTCGACAGCCCCGGCACCGGAAGGCTCCGAGAAGGCCACCACCCGCTACCAATGCCCCATGCACCCCGCCATCGTGCAGGACCATCCGGGCAAGTGCCCCATCTGTGGCATGGACCTGGTGTCGATGACCGCCGCGCCCTCGGCCGCGGGGGGCTCCACGGTGGAGGGCCTCTCCACCGTCGCCATCGACCCGTCCCGTCAACAGCTCATCGGCCTGCGCACGGCACCTGTGATGGAGGGCAAGGTCGGCGGCACGTGGCGCACCAACGGCCGCATCGCCCAGGACGAGACACGCATCCGCCGCGTCCACATGAAGGTGCCCGCCTTCGTCGAGCGCGTGTACGCGGACTTCACCGGCAAGCCCGTGCGCCAGGGTGAGCCGCTCTTCGCCGTGTACAGCCCGGAGCTGCTCGCGGCCCAGGAGGAATACCTGCTGGCCCTGCGCACCCGCGAGGCCCTGAGTCAGGCGGGCGGGATGACCACGGACGGCGACGCGCTGGTGGCCGCGGCCCGGCGCAAGCTCGAGTTGTGGGACGTGCCGCAGGCGACGCTCGAGCGGCTCACGCGCACGGGTGAAGCCACGCGCACGCTCACGCTCGTCTCCCCCATCTCGGGGGTCATCACGAAGAAGGACGTCGTCGAGGGCGCGCGATTGGAGCTCGGCGCAACGCCGTACGAGGTCGTCGACCTGTCGCGCGTCTGGGTCCTCGCCGACGTGTACGAGAGCGAGCTTCGCCACGTGAAGGTGGGCATGCCCGCCACGCTCCAGCTCAAGGCCTTCCCCAACCGGGTGTTCGCGGGGAAGGTGTCCTTCCTCGACCCGGTGCTCGATTCGGCCACGCGCACGGTCAAGGTGCGCCTGGAGTTCCCCAACCCCGACGGAGACCTTCGCCCGGAGATGTTCGGCGAAGTCGTCCTGCGCGGTGCGTCCCGTGAAGCGCTGAAGATTCCCGCCGACGCGGTCGTCCCCACGGGCACCTCGCACGTCGTCTTCGTGGCGCTCGGCGATGGACACTTCGCGCCGCGCGAGGTCCGGCTCGGCGAGTCGGATGGGAAGAGCGTGGAGGTGACCTCGGGATTGAAGGCGGGAGACCAGGTCGTCACGGGCGCCAACTTCCTCGTCGACTCCGAGTCCCGCCTGCGTGCGTCGCTCTCCGCGCTCACGTCCTCGTCGTCGGGGAACACCGCCGCGCCACCTGCTCCAGCCTCGCCTTCCGCGGGCGCGACTCCGGCGTCCTCCGGCCACCACGGAGGGCACTGA
- a CDS encoding Stp1/IreP family PP2C-type Ser/Thr phosphatase, translating into MFAVALTTEAFGLTDVGRKRQHNEDAMLVDAPLGLYVVADGMGGHAAGEVASNRATEVVKQHITANKHLLKDLGINPTADSRSAAAALVEVAVQRACADIYRTAMTDSTKRGMGTTFVCLAVGGNKGVIGHVGDSRVYLVRHGQCHRLTEDHTLVAAQLKAGTITKEQAATSQYRNVITRAVGIQESVQVDTLIVDLMPGDMFVLCSDGLHGYVEDEEMLPLVSGMAPADLPKRLIDIANERGGKDNITAVVVKVAGDSAMASEETSEAQSRMEALRKIPLFRHLTYKEQTAVLSIATTRTYPAGREIVVEGQPGEELFVVIRGRVAIEKNGVEIAELRSGGHFGEMGLIDNAPRSATVRATEPTRTMVISRPDLMGLMKRESILAVKMLWSFVQVLSDRLRATNSELSEARQELAVAQAIQPFAEE; encoded by the coding sequence GTGTTCGCGGTGGCCTTGACCACAGAAGCCTTCGGACTGACCGACGTCGGCCGCAAGCGGCAGCACAACGAAGACGCGATGCTGGTGGACGCGCCGCTCGGGCTCTACGTGGTGGCCGATGGCATGGGCGGGCACGCGGCCGGTGAGGTTGCCAGCAACCGGGCGACGGAGGTCGTCAAGCAGCACATCACCGCGAACAAGCACCTGCTGAAGGACCTGGGCATCAACCCCACGGCGGACAGCCGGTCGGCGGCGGCGGCATTGGTGGAGGTGGCCGTCCAGCGCGCGTGCGCGGACATCTACCGGACCGCGATGACGGACTCCACCAAGCGGGGCATGGGGACGACCTTCGTGTGCCTGGCGGTGGGCGGCAACAAGGGCGTCATCGGGCACGTGGGTGACAGCCGCGTCTATCTGGTGCGGCATGGTCAATGCCACCGGCTCACGGAGGACCACACGCTGGTGGCCGCGCAGCTCAAGGCGGGCACCATCACCAAGGAGCAGGCGGCGACGTCGCAGTACCGCAACGTCATCACCCGCGCGGTGGGCATCCAGGAGTCTGTCCAGGTGGACACGCTCATCGTGGACCTGATGCCGGGGGACATGTTCGTGCTGTGCTCGGACGGGCTGCACGGCTACGTCGAGGACGAGGAGATGTTGCCGCTCGTCTCGGGGATGGCGCCGGCGGACCTGCCCAAGCGGCTCATCGACATCGCCAACGAGCGCGGCGGCAAGGACAACATCACCGCGGTGGTGGTGAAGGTGGCCGGCGACAGCGCCATGGCCAGCGAGGAGACCAGCGAGGCGCAGTCGCGGATGGAGGCGCTGCGCAAGATTCCGCTGTTCCGTCACCTCACGTACAAGGAGCAGACGGCGGTGTTGTCCATCGCCACGACGCGCACCTATCCCGCGGGCCGTGAAATCGTCGTGGAGGGCCAGCCGGGCGAGGAGCTCTTCGTCGTCATCCGGGGCCGGGTGGCCATCGAGAAGAACGGCGTGGAGATCGCCGAGCTGCGCTCCGGCGGACACTTCGGCGAGATGGGGCTCATCGACAACGCGCCGCGCTCGGCGACCGTGCGCGCGACGGAGCCCACGCGCACCATGGTCATCTCCCGGCCCGACCTGATGGGCTTGATGAAGCGCGAGTCCATCCTCGCGGTGAAGATGCTCTGGAGCTTCGTGCAGGTGCTGAGCGACCGGCTGCGCGCGACCAACTCCGAGCTGAGCGAGGCCCGGCAGGAGCTGGCCGTGGCGCAGGCCATCCAACCGTTCGCGGAGGAGTGA
- a CDS encoding FHA domain-containing protein codes for MTELLSAHVSRYLRNRGDLERRLPPGLLVFTPAPAGERVEEQEEYRLKTVTNAGPPTLGATEPVVFPVVKSQTNAFGRGITVGRTGNNDVVLDDSSVSRFHAWFARDESQAKYLLTDAGSKNGSWLGGVRLTPRKPVSVEDGARMRFGQVELVFYTPSGFVRMLAARMAP; via the coding sequence ATGACCGAGCTCTTGAGTGCCCACGTCTCGCGGTATCTGCGCAATCGGGGCGACCTCGAGCGGCGGCTGCCGCCGGGGTTGCTTGTCTTCACCCCGGCTCCGGCAGGGGAGCGGGTGGAGGAGCAGGAGGAGTACCGGCTGAAGACGGTGACGAACGCGGGCCCCCCGACGCTGGGGGCGACGGAGCCGGTGGTCTTCCCGGTGGTGAAGTCCCAGACGAACGCGTTCGGCCGAGGCATCACCGTGGGGCGCACGGGCAACAACGACGTGGTGCTGGATGACAGCAGCGTGTCTCGCTTCCACGCCTGGTTCGCCCGGGACGAGTCGCAAGCAAAATACTTGCTAACGGACGCCGGCTCCAAGAATGGTTCGTGGCTGGGCGGGGTTCGTCTCACCCCCCGAAAGCCCGTCTCCGTGGAGGATGGCGCGCGGATGCGGTTCGGTCAGGTGGAGCTCGTGTTCTACACGCCAAGCGGCTTTGTCAGGATGCTCGCCGCGAGGATGGCTCCCTGA
- a CDS encoding carboxypeptidase-like regulatory domain-containing protein: MRNWILIGVLSALVVAGAAWLWSRSDSGPQGAVPSASVTKPLPEFSAVDVSSGAQEGLALTGRVLDASGKPVAGAEVSLASSVERTLVDVRCEDCDLALLSCTARESALHTLAFLEQQRGFLSARATVQTDDQGRFRFEHLVGVSFSVWARAPGWGVALRDRAAPGEPVELFLPPLRSIRGQVVDDAGRAVQGARVYAVSRRVPLPFQAESTGDGAFAVEGLGEGPFYVLATATGYVPAVEPQVEAGPQPVRLRLTPARTLEVQVTRKGKPAAAVVRVRADHLSRELRTEGEVVRFTDLYPDELTVTAEAPGLGSVPRTLTLNERVTQVTLELEDAGKLFVSVVDEAGQPVPNPEVLLLTSRGELIRRERVATGALVELGPLALGDYQVEGKAEGFLEAQLPARVGKGETSLELELARATLITGRVMDEYGRPAPRVSVLVQPTGEAVLADGDGRFVARVPTPGLYELHAHHSEWGGGQLKVTAPASDVELSLEGHAALEVTVSSEGRRVEGADVVLWVDQEGIFRSDRSSGPDGVVPMRGLPAGTYTMMASHPDYLPSDARKVTVVDGQTLKLEVELKPGAPLTGDVVDTEGAPVTGAALSVVPRSAEPVVSDARGHFEFRSLRPDRGYRLEVRHAGYDQVARAEGKAGGPPVKVVLKKRDVFRGRVVGNDGAPVRNFRMDEHVVDSPDGRFELPLSTMGDRVIFAVDASGYEPLTVDRPASPDLGDLVLERLPSISGRVRDMNGSPVADAVVSCEICDESVMSGPDGRFTLVAPPYVAEYSVSARKGRLSGSETLARGTQTSVELTLKQATRLSGRVFLPGGQPAAGVEVQAMGGDRSAPVHIVTGPDGGYSVEVAPGSYRFMMNLGRDSNGEQALVAQVEGTEMRLDLGPAPGTASLAIQLKTPERGKALWLVAGEVSVSTGASAQELLRSRWAQLVYQPSSEQVVLTGLRPGRYTLVWGAFHVQTPGGPEVRVVDVPSRGEVTLGQ, encoded by the coding sequence ATGCGCAACTGGATTCTCATAGGGGTGTTGTCGGCCCTGGTGGTGGCCGGGGCCGCGTGGCTGTGGTCCCGCTCGGACAGCGGGCCCCAGGGCGCGGTGCCCTCCGCCTCCGTGACGAAGCCACTGCCGGAGTTCTCGGCGGTGGACGTCTCCTCGGGAGCGCAGGAGGGACTGGCGCTCACCGGCCGTGTGCTCGATGCGTCGGGCAAGCCCGTCGCGGGCGCGGAGGTGTCCCTGGCGTCCAGCGTCGAGCGGACGCTGGTGGATGTCCGCTGCGAGGACTGTGACCTGGCGCTCCTGTCCTGCACGGCGCGCGAGTCCGCGCTCCATACGCTGGCGTTCCTCGAGCAGCAGCGTGGCTTCTTGAGCGCGCGGGCCACGGTGCAGACGGATGACCAGGGCCGCTTCCGTTTCGAGCACCTGGTGGGCGTGTCGTTCTCCGTCTGGGCGCGTGCCCCGGGGTGGGGCGTGGCGTTGAGGGACCGCGCGGCACCGGGCGAGCCGGTGGAGCTGTTCCTGCCGCCGCTGCGCTCCATTCGTGGGCAGGTGGTCGATGACGCGGGACGGGCGGTGCAGGGGGCGCGTGTGTATGCCGTCTCCCGCCGGGTGCCGTTGCCCTTTCAAGCCGAGTCCACGGGCGATGGCGCCTTCGCCGTGGAAGGCCTGGGCGAGGGGCCCTTCTACGTGCTGGCCACCGCCACGGGGTATGTGCCCGCGGTGGAGCCTCAGGTGGAGGCGGGGCCTCAGCCCGTGCGCCTGCGGCTGACGCCCGCGCGCACGTTGGAGGTCCAGGTCACCCGGAAGGGCAAGCCCGCGGCGGCGGTGGTGCGCGTGCGAGCGGACCACCTCTCGCGAGAGCTGCGCACGGAGGGCGAAGTCGTTCGCTTCACGGACCTGTACCCCGATGAGCTGACGGTGACGGCGGAGGCGCCGGGGTTGGGCTCCGTTCCGCGCACGTTGACGCTCAACGAGCGTGTCACGCAGGTGACGCTGGAGCTGGAGGACGCGGGGAAGCTGTTCGTCTCCGTGGTGGATGAGGCCGGCCAGCCCGTGCCCAATCCCGAGGTGCTCCTGCTCACCTCACGCGGGGAGCTCATCCGGCGCGAACGCGTGGCCACCGGGGCGCTGGTGGAGCTGGGGCCCCTGGCGTTGGGTGACTACCAGGTGGAGGGCAAGGCGGAGGGGTTCCTCGAAGCGCAGCTTCCCGCCCGCGTGGGAAAGGGCGAGACGTCGCTCGAGCTGGAGCTGGCGCGCGCCACGCTGATCACCGGCCGGGTGATGGATGAGTACGGCCGTCCCGCGCCTCGTGTGTCCGTGCTGGTCCAGCCGACAGGGGAGGCGGTGCTGGCGGATGGGGACGGGCGCTTCGTCGCGCGGGTCCCCACGCCGGGCCTGTACGAACTGCACGCGCACCATTCGGAGTGGGGCGGTGGCCAGTTGAAGGTGACGGCGCCCGCGTCCGACGTGGAGCTCTCGCTGGAGGGACATGCGGCGCTGGAGGTGACGGTGTCGTCCGAGGGCCGCCGTGTCGAAGGCGCGGACGTGGTGTTGTGGGTGGACCAGGAGGGCATCTTCCGGAGCGACCGTTCCTCGGGACCCGACGGCGTGGTGCCCATGCGCGGCCTGCCCGCGGGCACGTACACGATGATGGCCTCCCATCCGGATTACCTGCCTTCGGATGCGCGCAAGGTGACGGTGGTGGATGGGCAGACGCTCAAGCTGGAGGTGGAGCTGAAGCCCGGGGCTCCGCTGACGGGAGACGTGGTGGACACCGAGGGGGCTCCCGTGACGGGGGCGGCGCTGTCGGTGGTGCCTCGGAGCGCGGAGCCCGTCGTGAGCGACGCGCGCGGGCACTTCGAGTTCCGCTCGCTTCGACCGGACCGGGGCTACCGCCTGGAGGTGCGGCACGCGGGGTATGACCAGGTGGCTCGCGCCGAGGGCAAGGCGGGTGGCCCGCCGGTGAAGGTGGTGCTCAAGAAGCGCGATGTCTTCCGGGGCCGCGTGGTGGGGAACGATGGCGCCCCGGTGCGCAACTTCCGCATGGATGAGCACGTGGTGGACAGCCCCGATGGGCGCTTCGAGCTCCCGCTCTCCACCATGGGTGATCGCGTCATCTTCGCGGTCGATGCGTCGGGATATGAGCCCTTGACGGTGGACCGCCCCGCGTCGCCGGACCTGGGCGACCTGGTGTTGGAGCGGCTCCCGTCCATCAGCGGGCGCGTGCGGGACATGAATGGCTCGCCGGTGGCGGATGCCGTGGTGTCCTGTGAGATTTGTGATGAGTCCGTGATGTCGGGCCCGGATGGCCGCTTCACGTTGGTGGCTCCGCCGTACGTCGCGGAGTACTCGGTGAGCGCGCGCAAGGGCCGTCTGAGCGGGTCGGAGACGCTCGCGCGAGGAACCCAGACCTCGGTGGAGTTGACCTTGAAGCAGGCCACGCGGTTGAGCGGCCGGGTGTTTCTGCCCGGAGGCCAGCCCGCCGCGGGCGTCGAGGTCCAGGCGATGGGCGGAGACAGGTCCGCTCCGGTCCACATCGTCACCGGACCGGATGGTGGCTACTCGGTGGAAGTGGCACCCGGCAGCTACCGCTTCATGATGAACCTGGGGCGGGACTCCAACGGTGAGCAGGCCTTGGTGGCGCAGGTGGAGGGCACCGAGATGCGCCTCGACCTGGGGCCGGCGCCGGGGACCGCGTCGCTCGCGATTCAGCTCAAGACGCCCGAGAGGGGCAAGGCCCTGTGGTTGGTGGCTGGAGAAGTCTCGGTGTCGACCGGCGCTTCCGCGCAGGAGTTGCTGCGCTCGCGATGGGCGCAGCTCGTCTATCAGCCGAGCTCCGAGCAGGTGGTGTTAACGGGGCTGCGTCCGGGGCGCTACACCTTGGTGTGGGGCGCCTTCCACGTGCAGACACCTGGGGGCCCCGAGGTGCGGGTGGTGGATGTTCCCTCGCGAGGTGAAGTGACGCTGGGGCAGTGA
- the coaBC gene encoding bifunctional phosphopantothenoylcysteine decarboxylase/phosphopantothenate--cysteine ligase CoaBC → MDASALKGRRIVVGVGGGIAAYKACELVRELQRAGAEVRVAMTEGARQFVTPLTFQALSGHPVLTDYFDPSQEGNFGHLDLARWAEAFVVAPATADLLARLRAGMANDAVTTSLLAFRGPVVLAPAMNVAMWDNAMTQENVAALLSHSRFSQVGPGAGLLACGDVGEGRLADVPAIAAAVAARLAPGPLAGKRVLLTAGPTREYLDPVRFISNPSTGKMGLALAHAARQLGASVTVVLGPVGSVDRSGLEVVDVVTAEEMAREVLGRVAESDVFIATAAVSDFRPETRAAQKVKKGSVDGPETLRLVRTPDVLAEASRKVSGQTRRPVLVGFAAETERVLEHAREKLERKGLDAIVANDVTAPGAGFGTDTNRVTVLTRAGVTRELQGGKDVVARGILELLLVERRSSAV, encoded by the coding sequence ATGGACGCATCGGCATTGAAGGGCCGTCGCATCGTGGTGGGCGTGGGTGGTGGAATCGCCGCGTACAAGGCCTGTGAGCTCGTGCGCGAGCTGCAGCGCGCCGGCGCGGAGGTTCGGGTGGCCATGACGGAGGGCGCCCGGCAGTTCGTCACGCCGCTCACCTTCCAGGCGCTCAGCGGGCACCCGGTGCTCACCGACTATTTCGACCCGTCGCAAGAGGGGAACTTCGGTCACCTGGACCTGGCGCGCTGGGCGGAGGCCTTCGTCGTCGCGCCCGCCACCGCGGACCTGTTGGCGCGGCTGCGCGCGGGCATGGCCAACGACGCGGTGACGACCTCGCTGCTCGCGTTCCGCGGCCCCGTGGTGCTGGCTCCGGCGATGAACGTGGCCATGTGGGACAACGCGATGACCCAGGAGAATGTGGCGGCGTTGCTGTCGCACTCGCGTTTCAGCCAGGTGGGGCCCGGCGCGGGCCTCCTGGCGTGTGGCGACGTGGGCGAGGGCCGGCTGGCGGATGTGCCCGCCATCGCCGCGGCCGTGGCGGCGCGTCTTGCGCCCGGCCCCTTGGCGGGCAAGCGGGTGTTGCTGACGGCGGGGCCCACGCGCGAGTACCTGGACCCCGTGCGCTTCATCTCCAATCCGTCCACGGGGAAGATGGGCCTGGCGCTGGCTCATGCGGCGCGGCAACTGGGGGCCTCGGTGACGGTGGTGTTGGGGCCGGTGGGGAGCGTGGACCGCTCGGGCCTGGAGGTGGTGGACGTCGTCACCGCGGAGGAGATGGCGCGCGAGGTGTTGGGCCGGGTGGCGGAGTCCGACGTGTTCATCGCCACGGCCGCGGTGAGCGACTTCCGGCCGGAGACTCGCGCGGCGCAGAAGGTGAAGAAGGGGAGCGTGGACGGGCCGGAGACGCTGCGCCTGGTGCGCACGCCCGACGTGCTGGCCGAGGCGTCCCGGAAGGTCTCCGGGCAGACTCGCCGCCCGGTGCTGGTGGGCTTCGCCGCGGAGACGGAGCGGGTGCTGGAGCACGCTCGCGAGAAGCTGGAGCGCAAGGGGCTGGATGCGATTGTCGCCAATGACGTGACGGCGCCGGGCGCGGGGTTCGGGACGGACACCAACCGCGTCACGGTGTTGACGCGCGCGGGAGTGACTCGGGAGCTCCAGGGCGGCAAGGACGTCGTGGCCCGGGGCATTCTCGAACTGCTCCTGGTGGAGCGGCGCTCCTCGGCGGTGTGA
- a CDS encoding RNA polymerase sigma factor, which translates to MSSGDEEAFVQLYQRHQSCVFRFALSMGVGEQAAADVTQDVFITLLETAGRLNPRLGSFRAWLLGMARNLVLRVLERTSRQPLSVDAADLEMNESVSDPLSRPVVRAELEDVREAVSGLAHAHREVVVLSDLLGFSYEETAEILGCPIGTVRSRLHRAHGRLGELLDVPPARREVS; encoded by the coding sequence GTGAGCTCCGGAGACGAGGAGGCTTTCGTGCAGCTCTATCAACGGCATCAGTCATGCGTGTTCCGCTTCGCGTTGAGCATGGGGGTGGGAGAACAGGCCGCCGCGGATGTGACGCAGGACGTGTTCATCACGTTGTTGGAGACCGCGGGGCGGTTGAATCCCAGGCTCGGGTCCTTCCGCGCGTGGCTGCTGGGGATGGCGCGCAACCTGGTGCTGCGCGTGCTGGAGCGCACCAGCCGTCAGCCCCTGAGCGTCGACGCGGCGGACCTGGAGATGAACGAGTCGGTGAGTGACCCGCTCTCGCGCCCCGTCGTCCGGGCCGAGCTGGAGGATGTCCGAGAAGCCGTGTCGGGACTGGCCCACGCGCACCGCGAGGTGGTGGTGTTGAGTGACTTGCTTGGCTTCTCGTACGAGGAGACCGCTGAAATCCTGGGGTGCCCGATAGGGACCGTTCGCTCCCGCTTGCACCGAGCCCATGGGCGGCTGGGTGAGCTCCTGGATGTTCCACCCGCCAGACGTGAGGTGTCTTGA
- a CDS encoding DUF4349 domain-containing protein, whose product MVRLLLLVPVVALVACSTNRAHERAYSANDALAQAAPGSITENRSIIHRATVQLERDEPEQGPSQAVALAKAHGGYAEQVMTRGAVVRIPAARLESFLSAVPTLGTVENKSVSADDVTDAHRDLKVRLDNVTRVRERYLELLQRATSVEDTLKVEKELERVTVEYETLKARLQGLEADIALSTVYLSFERPVRPGPVGWVFYGLGKAVKWLIVWD is encoded by the coding sequence GTGGTGCGCCTGCTCCTGCTCGTTCCCGTCGTCGCTCTTGTCGCCTGCTCCACGAACCGCGCGCATGAACGCGCCTACAGCGCGAATGATGCGTTGGCGCAGGCTGCTCCGGGCTCCATCACGGAGAACCGGTCCATCATCCATCGTGCCACGGTGCAGTTGGAGCGCGATGAGCCCGAGCAAGGTCCCTCACAGGCCGTCGCGTTGGCGAAGGCCCACGGAGGTTACGCGGAACAGGTGATGACGCGAGGCGCGGTGGTGCGAATCCCCGCGGCCCGGCTGGAGAGCTTCCTGTCGGCCGTGCCCACCTTGGGCACCGTGGAGAACAAGAGTGTCTCCGCCGATGACGTGACGGACGCGCACCGGGACCTGAAGGTGCGGCTGGACAACGTCACGCGCGTCCGCGAGCGCTACCTGGAGCTGCTCCAGCGCGCCACCAGCGTCGAGGACACCCTCAAGGTGGAGAAGGAGCTGGAGCGCGTCACGGTGGAGTACGAGACGCTCAAGGCCCGCCTCCAAGGCCTGGAGGCGGACATCGCCCTGTCCACCGTGTACCTGAGCTTCGAGCGGCCCGTGCGTCCGGGCCCCGTGGGCTGGGTGTTCTATGGGCTGGGCAAGGCCGTGAAGTGGCTCATCGTCTGGGACTAG
- a CDS encoding TolC family protein, whose translation MPLPAPSPERRLDAPRHLVFMLALLAPLTAFAQAPHSEHVPQAQAVSSLAADETLSKLLAEALAARPELRQVEAQEKAAQERVPQAGALPDPVLQVGIQNDGFGELMIGEMEGSYVSIMASQALPFPGKRDLRTEVARFGAKAVSAQVLRARLTIEAELRRAYLDLLMTRERRGLLDRLEAIWKQSADLARIRYETGDGAQSDLLRAQLELNRIRQRRVALNAEERTRIQTLNRLSGRNLDEPLPTTTRVRDLGVPELGEPEAAEKDAFERSPELAEGRANIAQAHQQMALARRERWPDFTVSAGVMPRGGDFPTMWQANVGVNLPIFSGSKQNRAVAESVAQADATTRATETVEQTLRLRVRERLTALAALRETASLYRSGLLMQSAATAESTLTQYRVGRASFASVLEANSGIVRDEEDFLLTLVEAQRLAIAQAEVSLEPVAVVGGGSAGSGGMPGAGSSPSAPARGAASSGGAAGAAPASASSSMSGM comes from the coding sequence ATGCCCCTGCCAGCCCCCTCTCCCGAGCGGCGACTCGACGCGCCGAGGCACCTCGTCTTCATGCTGGCGCTGCTCGCACCGCTGACGGCGTTCGCCCAAGCACCACACTCCGAACACGTGCCTCAGGCCCAGGCCGTGTCCTCGCTGGCGGCGGATGAGACGCTCTCCAAGCTCCTCGCGGAAGCACTCGCGGCGCGCCCGGAGCTGCGCCAGGTCGAGGCCCAGGAGAAAGCGGCCCAGGAGCGAGTCCCTCAAGCCGGTGCCCTGCCGGACCCCGTCCTCCAGGTGGGCATCCAGAACGACGGCTTCGGCGAGCTGATGATCGGCGAGATGGAGGGCAGCTACGTCAGCATCATGGCCTCGCAGGCCCTGCCCTTCCCGGGCAAGCGAGACCTGCGCACGGAGGTCGCGCGCTTCGGCGCCAAGGCCGTGTCGGCCCAAGTTCTTCGCGCGCGGCTCACCATCGAGGCGGAGCTGCGCCGGGCCTATCTCGACCTGTTGATGACCCGTGAGCGGCGGGGGTTGCTCGACCGGCTCGAGGCCATCTGGAAGCAGTCCGCCGACCTGGCGCGCATCCGCTATGAGACAGGAGATGGAGCCCAGTCCGACCTGCTGCGCGCGCAGCTCGAGCTCAATCGAATCCGCCAGCGCCGGGTGGCCCTCAACGCCGAGGAGCGCACCCGCATCCAGACACTGAACCGGCTGAGCGGCCGGAACCTCGATGAGCCCCTGCCCACCACGACGCGAGTGCGGGACCTCGGGGTGCCGGAGCTGGGTGAGCCGGAGGCCGCGGAGAAGGATGCCTTCGAGCGCAGCCCCGAGCTGGCCGAGGGCCGCGCCAACATCGCGCAGGCCCATCAGCAGATGGCGCTGGCCCGGCGCGAGCGCTGGCCCGACTTCACCGTCAGCGCCGGCGTGATGCCGCGCGGCGGAGACTTTCCGACGATGTGGCAGGCCAACGTGGGCGTCAACCTGCCCATCTTCTCCGGCAGCAAGCAGAACCGCGCGGTGGCGGAGAGCGTCGCCCAGGCCGACGCCACCACCCGCGCGACCGAGACGGTGGAGCAGACCCTGCGGCTGCGCGTGCGCGAGCGCCTCACGGCCCTGGCCGCCCTGCGCGAGACGGCGAGCCTCTATCGCAGTGGCCTGCTGATGCAGTCGGCGGCGACAGCCGAGAGCACGCTGACGCAGTACCGCGTGGGACGCGCCTCCTTCGCGTCGGTGCTCGAGGCGAACTCGGGCATCGTCCGCGACGAAGAAGACTTCCTCCTGACGCTCGTCGAAGCACAGCGGCTCGCCATCGCGCAGGCGGAAGTGAGCCTGGAGCCTGTCGCGGTCGTCGGCGGAGGCAGCGCGGGCTCGGGCGGAATGCCCGGCGCCGGCAGCTCACCGTCGGCTCCCGCGCGCGGCGCCGCATCGTCTGGTGGAGCCGCGGGCGCGGCGCCCGCCTCCGCCTCCTCCTCCATGTCCGGAATGTAG